Genomic window (Magnolia sinica isolate HGM2019 chromosome 6, MsV1, whole genome shotgun sequence):
CATATGATTGATTTTTTATCCCCTTTACACAGATCTGCATGTACAGTTTATTGAGCCAAGCAAGTTCTCAATTGAAGAGTGTACATTTCATCCCTTTGAAGTGGAAGAATCTctccatgggttatgtggattggtggaatcctCTGGAAAACTGTGGAAGTGAAATCAATTTCAACAAATTTGACATTTCAACTGTTCgtgaaacaaatgtatttgaggAAATCGATTTCCATTTCCACAATTTTCCTCGAAAAGCAGCAACTTCCATGGATACAAGAAAACTCTCACTTTTTTTACCATTGACCTTTCAACACTTCCATGGAAATCAGGTGTGCTAAAAAAACAGGCTAACATGGATTCTTCAtatattccataatggtaacagtggtacTGTTACGAtatgggccgtaacggccgttatggatgttttctttctttcttcttttcttttttgaaatcatCAGATCAACAGTGTGGATCACCAAATGTCAGGGCCCATCGTCAGGTCATGTATCATGTAGTTCCTTGCCAAGATGTTTTTCTGATGAAAGCTAGTTAATTCCATGgattgtttaaatattttaagtttttcaattgTCTCCTTACTTTCAAAGCTATTTTAATTCTACACAGGTTTATatgtttaattccatgcattgtttaaatattttaagtCTATTTCATTGTCTCCTTACTTTCAAAGCTATTTTAATTCCACACAGGTTTAAATGTTTTAAGTTTTAGTCTCAGCATGGAGATCTGTATAGGAAGAAATGAGAGCGATTTTCAGTTGTTTGATGAgtatgaatcaatttttcaattgcTAAGAGCTCAAttcttatgtattttttttttttaaatgtgggtTCTATATGGGTCGTAGGAATTTGGATGCCAAGAAGACATGATGTTCTGTGGTGTGTTTGATGGCCATGGCCCTTGGGGACACTATGTAGCGTATGGCCCACCACAACAGAAAAGTTGTCTTTGTTGGAAATTCCTTGCaatgttatcatttatcaaagatGATATCATTGTTAAGGGTgatccctattctttctttctttgtttattAAAGAATCTCTCTGCTTTCCTTTTCAACTAGGTTCTTGTTATTGTTAATATCAATTGAAGTGTACTAGTAATACTTCTATTACTTTGTCTTTGTTTTTCGTGTTTGTAGAGTATGCCCGTTaagttatttttcaaattttctaaattGTTATAGTATAACATTTCAGTTTACAGGAAACCACACCCTGTGTATGGTCACCTCGGCATAGTAGTTTATCTTCCATTGGGATTCATCTTGCTTCTCCAGAAGgatactcagcctagtattgaAAGATTAGTTCTCATTATTGAAGAACACGTCAGTTGCTGCAGATTTTCTCAAGGGTTCGACACGATATTTTATTGCTTGATCAATGCTGTTGGTGTGACGTGTGAGTTTAAGAAGCTATACGAAGATGGGGAGCATCCATCGCAAGTTTGTAACTCTCATGCTTTGTACTTTCATTAACAATATTCTTCTGCTCAACTTTAACTGTTTTCTGTTATACGATTTTCTCATACACATACACTCCCATGCTAGCCTTCTCATACTCATAGCAAGGCTCTTCAGTTTAATtgctttgcttttgttttttttttttttttttttttaatgtttgattTACAGTGGTATTCTGAGAAGACCAATTGACAATCACAGTGGTATTCTGAGAAGGTCAAACGACGTTACAAGAATTATTACTTCAATGTTATTGGAGTTGTCTTTGGATTCTTTGTTGGAATCTCATTTCAAAACTTTTCAGTTACCAAGGTAGCTATTTTGTGAGCACCTTTATCATTAAGGGCTTATCATTTTGTTGGTTCCTTTGTCTGTCTAATCTGGGGGAACTTCTGAAAATTAGCAGATTAGCTTGCCTACCAGCCTTCTGTCCTCCATCGATGCAGCCACTATCAATGGCCGTAGATCGGAGAGCACTACCCAATCTTTCACACCTAAACTTGGTTCAGATGAAAACAAATCTTCTGGAACTTATAGCTCAGGAGATAGTTCAAAGGTAATCCTTTTGGCTATTGCCTTATTTTTAAGAAGTTTGTTTATCCCCATTTTCACAAACCATGCTACTGCATGAGCCCCAACCTTAACCATACTTTCGAGAACAACCTTTTGCCACCAACCCTTTGTAACtctagaaaaagaaaaggagccaTCTGCTTTAACCTCGTACACCTTCTTGTTTCCAGTTGATTGCTTACTGTCAGGTAATGGATCACGCACCAAAATTTTAACTAAACAATGAAAACGTGAATATTAGATGAACATTGGTTATCTTTCCCCCCTTTCTAAACAAGGAAACAAGGTTGTCATTTTTTCTTCATAAGAATAATAACTCCTCTTTGTCCCAATACATTCTCATATGCAATTTCAAAGCCTTTGAAATGACATTATGTCCTCTTTCATGGATATGTTTCCACAAGTTGTTCCTTCTCTGTAAAATAATGTTTTTCCTGCAATTTTGACCTACTCTCATCTTTATCTTTTCTCagcatttaaaatttcttgcatcagttttatttcttttatggGAATACTTGGCCTGCCTTTTATGCTCCCTTTCATCTTTTCTAAGCAGTGGTTTATAGAGAGGTGCTCAACTACACCCATGGTTCTTGTGCTTTTAGACATGCGgatgaacaaatcatcaatccaggCCTTCCATTAGGTTTATCATACTCTCATGGACCACATAAAATGTTGAAATAACTTCCATGAATCTAATGACTGGTGCTTAAGAAAACTATGATAATGGGTAGAAAACACTTGAGAGCTTTGTTGGGGACTATAATTTAAGTCAAATCTGATTTCCTTCTCGACCTTGTGAATGGTATGAATATTCATCTGTTTTCTTCCTTGTTATAAAAGAAAATGGTTTAATTTCTAATTTAAATCCTTAAATGAATCTATTTAAAAGTATATCTGGTGATGATGTGGAGGAGAATAGGGCAGCTGTGAAGGAAGAATTGGCTGCTTTCTATAGGAGTAACATTGCTGAGAAGCTGAAAAGGGGGCTTAAAGGGATTAAATTCAAGGGGGAGAGAGTGTAAATGATAAAAAGATGGGGAGATggacaacatcatggtgggaccagttCACAGTCTTGATGAGGAGGGGTGTGAAAGAAAGCAAACATGAGGTGTTCTCCCCCCTCAAGTTTGGCCAAGTAATAGTGGTCGCTTTGCTTACAGGTCTTTTATGGTGGCGATCTACCCTTGACCACATTCAAGATCAGGTATCAGAACCTAGATATATCttctcttctattttttttttttttttcaatagatGAAAATTGAAGATGTCGTTGCAAGTTCTCTTATTAGGAAAGCCTGTGAAATAGAACTCTTAGGACTGTAAAAACCAACTAAAGAGTGTAAATCAAACTTGATTTCTATAAAGCAAGGGAAATATTGTGTAGAGAAATATTAAAACTAGCAACCAAACATGGGTTTTATTGTCCTTGTAAAGTGTTCTGTTCtcacgcctttttttttttttttttttttcctgtcaaCACAGATTGGGCTCCTTTTCTTCATCTCAGGATTTTGGGGCACGTTCCCTGTCTTCCAGGCTATCTTCACCTTCCCTCAAGAGCATGCAATGCTGACAAAAGAGAGGTCTTCAGGCATGTACAGGCTCTCCTCTTACTTGATGTGGAGGATGGTTAGTGACATGCCAATGCTAAAAAACAGAAGAATTCCACATGTTGAGAAAATTAAACAATAACCTCCAGTGAGTATTTTAAGACTGATCATGCTCTTCTTTCTAAGCTAATGATATTCATCATAATttagttttctgttttcctttttacAGGATTGATGGTAACTCATGGAAATGATGCTCCGATCCGAGAGAAAATAGTCACATGGAAGGGGACCTTACTGaatgtggaaggctatgtggcagtttgtttgttttgaaaactttaaattgaccattaattgctttgttgattgttgtcttgatggatgttaaatgggtgaaacatgcacaaattcaatcattggttgattataatattgttagcttttgttgacagaaactagatttagcctcgattattgataaatgatgttaaaaaccgaatttagcctcggttgatgccaacaaaggctaaatctatctttcgtttcagttttgcctcaattacctaaactgagactacaactcccgtggttaaaggctttagcctcggttgttgagaaccgaggttaaaaatagatttaacttcaattggaggcaactgaggctaaaatttagatttagtctcagttggaaacaatggaggctaaaattttgatttagcctcatttcgagaaaactgaagctaaaaaggttcttttagcctcacttgaagaaccgaggctataaaagtcattttagccttggttgctaaaactgaggctaaaacctttagccacgggggtttcaacctcggtttggataattgaggcaaaactaaggctaaaggctttagcctcagtttttaacctctttagcctcaattttgaaatgaggctaaagcccccttttcttgtagtggttgTCTCTTGTAATGTAGTTCACTCAATATTCAGATGTGCCTTATTTTTTTGACACATctgaaaacccaaaaaaaaaaaaaatggaccgaCATACATCATCGTGGTGGGGGCCCACAGCGGATTTTTTAGTGGGAACTTGCTACCGGCAGTGTCAGGATGCAATCCCCATCCCTCAGGAATATGCAAGTCCGTAGCACGAAACAAATTAGCTAGCACGGTAGTCACCTACGAATGCACGGGTCCCAAATTAAAatacagtgagccccaccatttTAATCCGTGGGATCATAGAAACTAAGTACATAATGCTATAACTCTATATAGGCCATCAAACAGAAACTCTTAATAGGCACAGGAATAGTCGTGTGGTGTGTACGAGTGTATCATACTAGTATTTATGGGCGTGGGATGCAGGGATCTGACCCATCATCAGACGGATGACATAATACTTGGCAGGAGACCCAAAGACTTTCTTGCTGTACGCTGGGAGAGAGTCCCCACAACTGCCTGTCCCCGCTGCTGGACAAATCTGCCACGCAATAATGCATGGGAGCTTGTAAACCAGACAACCTCTTCCTCTGACCTTCTCCTTTGCCGACGCGCGAGAGTATGATCACGGGTCCAGTACCACCGCACGTGCAAAGTGTCACCCACGTGCGGCTCCGACCCATTCAACAGGTGTGCCTCATCTTGTTAATCAGGCGGGTCCTACCGTCTGATGGGCCAAACCTGGAGGTCAGATGTGGATGGTCGACGAGTTCTTTGTGAACGGTTTAATCTTCACGCAAGTGTTGCCCACCATGCGAATGGACTGCCGtattttttgggtcacagaagatCCACGACCCGGCACGCTCAATCAATGGCATGGATCGGAGATTTGTACGCAGATTTACCAGGTGGATCAACCGAGAACCCTCCTCAAGCTCACACGTGCACGTCCGTACTCTCTCTTGTATCACTCAAATGCAAATCTTTGTCAGTCTCACCGCTCAAGACCTTGGGACTCGACCTGGATgccatggaagcggattgtgcctcaggctgtgtggggtccacagagatgtctgtgacaaatccagcACGTCCAATCGTTTTGAAAGACTACAATTGAATAGGATTGTAAAatataggcagatccaaaactgaagtgagGCAAACCAACAAAAAACGGGAACAGAAACATCCAGCGTTGAATATTTTCTAGAGCTGATCATGGTGTTtttataccatccaaaccattcatagaattattacAATTCAGATAAACTTTAGgaataaatatcatcctgatttaaaacttctgttacCGCAAGGCGTTCAGTTCCCCCTatttcgtgtggcccacatgagtgttgTATCTACCTAAGTTTTAGAATCTTATTCTATTGtggtatttcaaaacagatggccGGAGTGGATTTTCTATGGACATCTTTATGGACCCACACAGCCCTAGGCATACCCTGGTAACACGCAATCCGCTCCCGGCAGGAATCCCCGCAGCCAGCACTGCGGGTTCCCTCACCCTGGAGCCCATCCCTATGCATGcgctgtatatccatgccgtgcatccattttCACAACTCATTTCACcgcatgagttaaaaaatgaagcaaacaaAATCTCATATGAACTATGCCACGGGTAACAGTAGTAAACGATTATTAAAGACCTTTTAGGCcgcaaaaaagttttgaatcaaaactgAAATTTGCTTTTATCCTTCTTGCCTGTGCGTGTGACCTTAGGAGCACGTtccatggcaaataaaaattacagtagtTCCTAAAAGGTTTTAAGCTGTGGCAGCATGACCTTATTTTCCTATGGGATAGTTAAGCTAAGGTTGTATCTTATTTCATTTCAAGATTCATATGATAAGATAAGTTGGCaaatctctgtgtgtgtgtgtgtatagcaGAAAcgattttgagaactcatcacacgttATGTGATTCCGAAATCTGGATGGTcgacatgaagcagcacctcatgaaacctccctggctcaattttttactttgatccaaaactttggttgagttatgaaaaatgaaaatagttttcttcattgatttgcatttctctttgttatggctcACCAAAATTTTAGACCAAGGTAAAAATTTGTTCCTACGAGTTTAGATTAGACGCCCATAATAGGTGTGCAAAGGTATGCACATGCCTAGGTGCGTTGGTGAGCATGACTGTCTCTACACACACGTGTCccctggggtttcatgggattccgcgtCACATGAACCGTTGGGACTAGAGCAaaggtgtgcaaaggtgcgcacgtgcatgtGACCAtaccatatatatgtgtgtgtgtcccacagtACGGGTACCGCCACGTTGCTGGTTCTGGGTCACAGTTAAGCTGCGTCCATATCGTTGAACCTATCATCTAATGTGACATTTCAAAGATGGACTCGTTTTATCTTCTATGCAGTAAAAAATATGATGGAGACTCTTCAACAGATACAGCTGGCATGGTTGTGCGttaatctaaactgtccaaattgctgactCAAATGTGCTGTaagctaaataaaaaaataaaaatgcacttGATGATATTAACtatctgatttttcccttcaaCTTTGTACCCTGCTATATTACtcttaaccatctaattgatTGCTAATAATTGGAcagttaggattgcttgatcagtttcATTTTAGAGATATTCTTTATCCAACACAGGATCCACAATTTCGACTGTCTCGATGGCTATACATCAGTGAGATATGTGAGTAGGGTGAGACACTATCAGGTGAAGCAAAATTAATACAGAGAGTGCCTAGCCATTTGGGAAAGCTGGGATATGGGGGTGACCCGATTCTGTGGGAGAACtgcgatgtatatgttttattcacgccattcatttattttttttcaaattattttattatatagtGAGAGAACtgcgatgtatatgttttattcctgccattcatttattttttttcaaattattttattatatgatttcaaaaatgaagcacatgcaaagctcaagtgggaaacaatagagattgggCGCTTATAATTGAAAACTTTCTGAGGCTCACCTAAGTTTTcggtcaagcttatatttgtgttgttcTTTGTCTAgatatgtgtgaccttataaacatgttggatgacaaataaacatcgctgcaaaccttaggaaggtttcaacacgGGTGGTGTTATTATTTACAGTGTTTGATCTGATCGGGTCCACTTGCACCAGGGATAAAACTTAGTTTTAAGCTCGTGCCCTTAAATAtgcatggcgtggataaaatatatgcatcatgatggacccacaaaGTCCACAAGGTCTCTTGGGGATCGGTGTCCATTGTGTGGTGACCCAAAGGAGATTTGGTCAAGTAGGGTGACACCAAGTTAGGCCAGGTTGTCACctaacgcagggatgaacgtgatgaggtcgatcactatcttccttaggaataactactctgaatccacagagctttccgggactcctcacatagacttctcaaatccacgaggaaaaaagaagtaaaatagaagtaaattctataaaattcgtaatttgattgatgaatgaaataaacgagttcacaaccctttaaatagggatactaagaaaTCTgagaaatttcataatcaaattacaactaaaactcctagaattcgtaacttactataaatagaaaacatactatttataaacggtcgtgatgtctactagtgtgcaaggtttttatctaaaaatagtaagtgtcctatttggcttcaccacattgttctcctaattattctaagcacttttcacgttgggcataactcttaaagcccaatggatgaagagttataattaaattaaaacttactatttatagtaaaaatagaattaaaatagggaaacaacctTCGACCAGGCTCGATTTAAGTAGCTcgtctactccaaaatcatatattttatgtccgataactcattccgaattgcgagatacaCTTGATTTAGGTATgatagtccggatcacttctgtcgtcggttgggccttttctgatccatcttggccatgaaactgtccacaacctgctctacatcagtcccctccactttaaaagaactcgtcctcgagttcttatcctactttggttcatgatacttggttaAGTCtgtgacgttgaaagtccgtgagatcctCATAtcatttggaagatcaacaacgtaagcgttgtcattgatctttcggatgattggtactggtccaatcttcttattcttcaatttgttgtatgtcctggtcggaaatctctctttgcctAGATGGAGCATAACGTAATCGCCCAGCTTAAACAAtttttgtcgtcgatgcttgtctgcttgctccttgtacttcttgttcgaggcatgtaacttgatTTGCACCTCCACATGAATGTCAATGATCTTGTCTATCATATGTTCTACTGCAATACTCATGCCTGAGAGCTTGGGCAGACGGACCCAGTCAAGTGTGTGGCAAGacactcgtccataaataatctAGAAGAGGAATTTTCCTATCGAgtagttcaccatgttgttgaatgcaaatttCACTTGAGACAagaccaaatcccactgcttcagtttttcaccTGAAATATATCGAAAAAGGTTTCCCAACatgtgattcacaacttcagtctacCCATTAGTGTGTTGGTGGTAGGCGCtgttgaattgaagtcgtgtattaAATTGAGTCCACGAAGTGCGCCAAGAGTagctaatgaactttgtgtcacaATAAGAAGTAATGATCTTGGGGACCTCGTGTAGCCGCGTGAcctctctaaagaatagattcggCACATGTATTGTAttaagggtcttcttgcatgagaTAAAGTGTATCATCTTGGAAAAGTGATCCACCACCATGAACACCGAATTTATATCGTGTTGTGTTCGTAGGATACTAAGCATGAAATTCATAGATAAATCCTTCCGAGGGCCGTCAAGCATAGGTAACGGGGTGTAAAGGCCCGTATTGTGAGATTGCCCTTTGTAGGtttgacaaacatgacaatgttGTACTGATTTTTTCATATCACGTACCAATTACGGCTAATAATACCACTCCTCCACAAGAGCTTACATCTTGTCTTGCCAGGTGTCTATGAAGgttacctccatgtagctcctaaaTAATCTGCTCCCATAGAGAAcattgggggatgcacaatcaattccctttgaagaggaaactgtCCAACATATGTAGATCATTGGGATAACCTTCTTGTCACTTCATACAAGAATTTTTGAAGTCCCTGTCCTtgacatacagctccttgagatagtTGAAGCCAACCACCTCATTACTCATTGtaataagtagtgatgcacgatggttaaatgcatcagccaccttattctactgccctaacttgtgcttcagaacaaaTGTAAATTTCTacaaaaacgcaacccatctagcatgcacataaTTAACGTTAGTCttactattaataaactttaatgcttgatggtcagtgtacagaacaaactctttTTAAATTAGATAATGACATCAATGTCatagcgcctgaacaactgtgtacaactcaagctcatacgtcgactacttctttcgggcttcactgAGCTTCTCTCTGTAAATGGCTACCGATCTGctttcctgtgataatactcctccaattccgacatatgagcgTCCCACTAAACCTCAAACAGATTGTCGAAATTAGGATGAACCAAGACTGGTGTTGTGAACAACTGATGCTTGATCTAAtaaaagctcttgtcagcctcaATGGTCCACTGAAGCAgtccctttttcatgcaatctatatGGTGCGATTATCCTACTAAATTTTTGCATGAATCAACGATAAAAGGTCGCCAACCCGTAGAAACTCCttacttcatgaatgtttgttgggATCGGCCACTCCCTAATGGCTAGCACATTTTCATTGTCCACATGGATGCCCATGTACTAGGAACAATAGGTTGTCCTTTAAAAAGCtatacttcttcaagttgaggtacaacttctTAACTTATAGGACCTACAATATCTTCCTGAGATGTTCCATGTTCTTTGTCTCATCTTGGTTATATacaggatgtcatcaaaatatattacCACAAATCGGCTTGTGAACGATTTTAACACttaattcatcaaacacataaaagtGTTTGGTATGTTCGATAGACCGGAGGGCAAGACCAGcgactcatacaacccttccttgttCTTGAAtatcattttccactcatcactaggTTAGATACAAATTTGATGGTACCTGCTCCTCAGGTCTAGCTTAGAGAACACCTTGAActcttctagcatatcgagcatgtcgttcaACCGCGGTATTGAgaactgatatttgatggtaattttgctGATTGCCTGGCTGTTGACACACATGTGTTAACTCCCATCTTTTTTTTGACTTTAACAATGCTGGCATGGCATATGGGCTCATGTTCTCTCTCAAAAtacccttacagatcaattcaTCCACCtacctgtaacgtctcgaaaaaatccgtataagtacccgagtaccacctcaggcaaaaccACCTAAGGACCGTGTCATGTCGTAACttaaacgaaaattaattaagtactaaattaaataatcagtggatttagcatgggccaccatttccataaatgagaaggcctaaaaaccattaataccactaactCAACGTCCCTTAAGGACCTACGAGAAATTCCAAAAGCCTGTCACTTtcgagagtacattgaaacctcgtatcggacctagaccgcacgtcgagagtCCGATAACCgagaaactataggattatgttcgtcttactgggcttgacaaccatcacgagaatcaagcccagatagtgtccagaaatgcacaacttgagccctgagtgaagtgtgtgagaaacgcgaatatctttagaagatgtaatggaacttaagtgaattaggccattcGCTCACACGTAAAATTGAGAATTTCGGACTGTCactttctgaccgaacttcactcatggaaaaggaaaatttccctacacatatccgtataactatgGCACTGATCGaataagtatgaccgttgatctgacacaggtcctcaaTGGTCAATCAGCTTATTCGATCGCATCGAAATCACATCCtgtcatagatccattgtcagagagcaTACCCTATGACGTAAGTGAGTTGTGGGCCTCCCTGAGAGCCCCGTTTGTCAAAAATAACTGCctaaagggtataacccatgtatacaGTGGCCTTGGGgtcatttacatcacttctaggtttataaatagcccttatatcaccccacctctctcatatacgaatttctccaaaatcctaagggagagagagagagaaaaaagaagagaaaagaggaaagagagaagaagaatctTTGGTGATTATTGTAGCGATTCTCTCCCATAACTCCACGCACCGAATCACCTCCCCATTACGCTACACAATCTGTTtcgactacgatttgggtaagaaaacctaaccctagtatcgttgtagagatccagaCTAATTAatcgtcaaactagctaacctatttcgttatTTAGGTGTCCGACGTTCCGTTTTCAGGAATGTAGTGTTCGAAtcaagtccgaatcgagtattctgacgaaaggtgcggactataaacgtttaggttatggttatcaatactttcaatgtcagataatgatttatgtctgacttgattgctgccatgtcGTCTTAGATACGCCATTTTCgatgtaatatacatgtatgagctATGTTGAACAATAGGTGTATCTCATGtgcttgttaaaatgtttgaatgaacatgtaaatatgatttgtgcttgccatgactactaatctaggattcattgttgtcatatgcatgttgactTCTCtatataaggatttgctaaaatatacgttgtaactaacctagtatatatatttgatgaagtgtagtctaagcgtttgatgaattgtctgaatgagaaattgttgataatTTGTATTTATTAGGagtattaagataagattcttaattaccttattcatgtATTGTTTCtgtcatgtaatcatatttttcGCTAtaaaatttatggataaaatgcaagtgtttggtaacatgttcaatgagtttgataaaatactcaaatgagtaatttacttgaattgtttgttaaatgttgaagtaattatcacatgtgtttacttactgcatctgagtaagattggaactacaacgtagtccaggcaatcggtaacagtccttattcgggtggccgaattagtctcgccacgtCGGGTAAACTCGACGAATTTGG
Coding sequences:
- the LOC131249983 gene encoding uncharacterized protein LOC131249983 isoform X2 translates to MGSIHRNGILRRPIDNHSGILRRSNDVTRIITSMLLELSLDSLLESHFKTFQLPRLACLPAFCPPSMQPLSMAVDRRALPNLSHLNLVQMKTNLLELIAQEIVQR
- the LOC131249983 gene encoding uncharacterized protein LOC131249983 isoform X1, with the translated sequence MGSIHRNGILRRPIDNHSGILRRSNDVTRIITSMLLELSLDSLLESHFKTFQLPSRLACLPAFCPPSMQPLSMAVDRRALPNLSHLNLVQMKTNLLELIAQEIVQR